Proteins from one Paenibacillus amylolyticus genomic window:
- a CDS encoding FCD domain-containing protein: MSSTFSFRFEKVSTKKVSEFIREQLEEAIILKELMSEEQLPAERDLAEIFNVSRITVREALSSLEEKGLIEKRVGAKGGTFVLPLTANSHKRTREEIKRDWAQMLKVFEYRTIIEPEGAFLAAERITAGELELLEGYMQQSIELDCTREWFRALDVKFHLTIAKASGNPYCERAVRQIRTKINPALDLMPYDDRIRTVNHGVHMEILEALKAHDKFKSRETMKRHIEFSADAIYARLVSESDENEGNDSE; this comes from the coding sequence ATGTCCAGTACGTTTTCATTTCGTTTCGAGAAAGTATCCACCAAAAAGGTCAGTGAGTTCATTAGAGAACAACTGGAAGAAGCCATTATTCTGAAAGAGCTAATGAGTGAAGAGCAACTTCCAGCCGAGCGAGATCTGGCAGAGATTTTTAATGTAAGTCGCATTACCGTTCGTGAGGCACTCTCTTCACTGGAAGAGAAAGGTTTGATTGAGAAAAGGGTGGGTGCCAAAGGCGGAACATTTGTACTGCCTCTGACAGCCAATTCGCATAAACGGACCAGAGAAGAAATTAAGCGGGATTGGGCACAGATGCTGAAGGTGTTTGAATATCGAACCATCATTGAGCCGGAGGGCGCTTTTCTGGCTGCTGAGCGGATCACCGCAGGCGAACTGGAACTGCTTGAGGGTTATATGCAACAAAGTATAGAGCTAGACTGCACAAGGGAATGGTTCAGGGCGCTGGATGTGAAGTTTCATCTGACCATCGCCAAAGCCTCGGGGAATCCGTATTGCGAGAGAGCCGTCAGACAGATCCGGACCAAAATTAATCCGGCGCTTGACTTAATGCCTTATGATGACCGGATACGTACCGTCAACCACGGTGTACATATGGAGATTCTTGAAGCACTGAAGGCACATGACAAGTTCAAGTCACGAGAGACGATGAAAAGACATATCGAATTCTCGGCTGACGCGATCTATGCCCGTTTGGTTTCTGAATCGGATGAAAATGAAGGGAATGACAGCGAATGA
- a CDS encoding Gfo/Idh/MocA family oxidoreductase, with translation MSKVYRIGIIGCGGIANGKHLPSLSKLDNVELAAFCDIVQERADEAKQKYGSTDAEIYTDYQELLKDESLDIVHVLTPNISHAEISIAALEAGKHVMCEKPMAKTSAEAQLMLEAAERTGKKLTIGYNNRFREDSQYLKKVCEAGDLGNIYFAKAHAIRRRAVPTWGVFLDEEKQGGGPLIDIGTHALDLTLWMMDNYQPKVVLGTTYHELSQRENAANAWGPWDPKQFSVEDSAFGMIVMENGATIMLESSWALNSLDVDEAKCSLSGSEAGADMKNGLRINGEKFSRLYTNEIELSAGGVAFYDGKSESAPDVEMRKWIEAIENDQEPVVTPKQALVVSQILEALYESARTGKAVYLNNNEA, from the coding sequence GTTGAACTGGCAGCTTTCTGCGATATTGTTCAGGAACGTGCAGATGAAGCCAAACAGAAATATGGCTCTACAGATGCTGAAATCTATACCGACTATCAAGAACTGCTCAAGGATGAGTCTCTGGATATTGTGCATGTGCTTACACCGAATATTTCCCATGCCGAGATTTCCATTGCTGCCCTGGAAGCAGGCAAACATGTCATGTGTGAGAAGCCAATGGCGAAGACATCTGCTGAAGCACAGCTCATGCTGGAAGCAGCAGAACGTACCGGTAAGAAACTGACGATCGGCTACAACAACCGTTTCAGAGAAGACAGTCAGTATTTGAAGAAGGTGTGCGAAGCGGGGGATCTGGGAAATATTTATTTTGCCAAAGCACATGCGATTAGACGTAGAGCAGTACCAACATGGGGTGTTTTCCTGGATGAGGAGAAGCAAGGTGGCGGTCCACTGATTGATATCGGTACGCACGCGCTCGATCTGACACTCTGGATGATGGATAACTATCAACCCAAAGTTGTGCTGGGCACGACCTATCATGAGCTCTCGCAACGTGAAAATGCGGCCAATGCCTGGGGCCCGTGGGACCCGAAACAATTCTCCGTAGAGGACTCGGCCTTCGGCATGATTGTGATGGAGAATGGTGCAACGATTATGTTGGAATCCAGCTGGGCGCTTAACTCCCTGGACGTGGATGAGGCCAAATGCAGCTTGAGCGGCAGCGAAGCGGGTGCGGATATGAAGAACGGACTGCGCATTAATGGCGAGAAATTCAGCCGTCTGTACACCAATGAAATTGAACTGAGTGCAGGCGGGGTAGCTTTCTATGATGGCAAGAGCGAGAGTGCTCCGGATGTGGAGATGAGAAAGTGGATTGAAGCGATTGAGAACGATCAGGAGCCTGTGGTTACACCAAAACAAGCGCTGGTTGTATCTCAGATCCTGGAAGCCCTCTATGAATCTGCTCGTACAGGCAAGGCTGTATATTTGAATAATAACGAAGCATAG
- a CDS encoding M20 family metallopeptidase, which yields MNRSELIQLAQPLQAQLSAWRRDLHRHPEIGYEEHRTSAIVAEHLESLGLEVTRHVGQTGVTGLLRGETDGPTFALRADMDALPIQDQKAVEYRSQVEGKAHLCGHDAHTSILMGAAQLLTSLGRPKSGNIKFIFQPAEEGLAGARAMIQDGVLENPKVDAIAGLHMTPGQNTGTLGVSQGVAFASADRLIIKVFGKGGHAARPHEGIDAIAVSAQVITALQNIVSRMVDPLEPAVVTIGKITGGYMGTAIAPEVEMIGTVRTLSPAIREQMPALIEQVVKGVCDSFGAGCEVVYGDGYPVVVNDLGMVDLLTETCDQVNAEKGWSYIKPSTGGEDFAFYCEQVPGVFFRLGSGNDEERTRYPLHHPMFDLDETAMPYGVGILSAIALEFLARNTTSEGEQAQ from the coding sequence ATGAATCGTTCAGAACTAATACAGCTGGCTCAGCCACTACAAGCCCAGTTAAGCGCCTGGCGCAGAGATTTGCATCGCCATCCGGAAATTGGCTACGAAGAGCATCGCACATCCGCTATCGTAGCTGAGCATCTGGAGAGCCTGGGGCTGGAAGTTACACGCCATGTCGGTCAGACGGGCGTTACAGGCCTGCTTCGCGGAGAGACAGATGGACCAACCTTTGCATTGCGTGCAGATATGGATGCCTTGCCCATCCAGGATCAGAAAGCGGTGGAATACCGCTCGCAAGTGGAAGGCAAAGCACATCTGTGTGGACATGACGCCCATACCTCCATCCTGATGGGAGCCGCCCAGCTGCTTACTAGCCTGGGAAGACCGAAATCAGGCAACATCAAATTCATTTTCCAGCCAGCGGAAGAGGGACTTGCAGGAGCAAGAGCGATGATCCAGGACGGTGTTCTGGAGAATCCGAAGGTTGATGCGATCGCAGGGTTACACATGACACCTGGACAGAACACGGGAACCTTGGGCGTAAGTCAGGGTGTTGCATTTGCATCGGCTGATCGCTTGATTATCAAGGTGTTTGGCAAGGGTGGCCACGCAGCTCGTCCACATGAGGGCATTGACGCGATTGCGGTATCCGCTCAGGTTATTACCGCCTTGCAAAATATCGTCAGTCGTATGGTCGATCCGCTTGAACCTGCTGTAGTCACGATTGGCAAAATCACCGGAGGTTATATGGGAACTGCCATCGCCCCGGAAGTGGAGATGATCGGTACAGTTCGTACCCTCTCACCTGCCATTCGGGAACAGATGCCAGCTTTGATCGAGCAGGTTGTGAAAGGAGTCTGTGACTCTTTTGGAGCAGGATGCGAAGTGGTCTACGGCGATGGATACCCTGTTGTCGTGAATGATCTTGGCATGGTGGACCTGCTAACAGAGACCTGTGATCAGGTTAATGCGGAGAAGGGATGGAGTTATATCAAACCCTCCACAGGAGGCGAGGATTTTGCGTTTTATTGTGAACAGGTTCCGGGCGTGTTTTTCAGACTTGGATCTGGTAACGATGAGGAACGGACGCGATATCCGCTTCACCATCCGATGTTTGATCTTGATGAGACAGCGATGCCTTATGGAGTCGGCATATTGTCTGCAATAGCACTTGAATTTTTGGCAAGGAATACAACTTCTGAGGGGGAGCAAGCACAATGA
- a CDS encoding glycosyltransferase family A protein, with translation MTKHKTGHGVSIVVCTNRPQFFENILQNYSRQHYQSKELIIVLNHDRMNLALYQKRVRNLANVRVYQVPESISLGQSLNAGITKTRFSLIAKFDDDDYYSPYYLTEQVKELRRTKSDIVGKHSCLVYLGASKTLLVRSPTEKNKPVEFVQGGTILFKREVLKKVRFTDRSIGEDVTFLRQCRKRGFKAYATSPYNYVYHRRQNKKSHTWRADDNFYLEGSTKLAVTDDFRSFANKKL, from the coding sequence TTGACTAAACACAAAACGGGTCACGGTGTTTCCATTGTTGTATGTACCAATCGTCCGCAATTTTTTGAAAACATCCTGCAAAATTACAGTCGACAGCATTATCAAAGCAAAGAGCTGATTATTGTTCTGAACCATGACCGCATGAATCTGGCATTATATCAGAAACGCGTTCGAAATCTTGCCAATGTTCGTGTATATCAGGTGCCGGAGAGCATTTCATTAGGACAAAGCCTGAACGCCGGGATTACGAAGACTCGCTTTTCGCTGATCGCCAAGTTTGATGATGATGACTACTATTCACCATATTATTTGACAGAACAAGTGAAAGAACTGAGACGCACCAAAAGTGATATTGTGGGCAAACATTCCTGTCTGGTCTACTTGGGTGCTTCTAAGACACTATTGGTCAGATCACCTACTGAAAAAAATAAACCGGTTGAATTTGTACAAGGGGGCACGATTTTATTCAAAAGGGAGGTCTTGAAAAAAGTCCGCTTCACGGACCGTTCGATAGGGGAAGATGTAACCTTCCTGAGACAATGCAGGAAAAGAGGATTCAAAGCGTACGCGACCTCTCCTTACAATTATGTCTATCACCGCAGACAGAACAAAAAGAGTCATACCTGGAGAGCGGATGATAATTTCTACCTGGAGGGAAGCACCAAACTTGCGGTTACGGACGATTTCAGATCCTTTGCTAATAAGAAGTTATAG
- a CDS encoding ABC transporter permease, whose translation MGRYVLKSLLQIIPVLFIVSLIVFILVRVTGDPVALMLPETATAEDRAVLTQALGLDQPLYTQYVKFLGSAIQGDFGQSFRYNQPALELVLERLPASFELAVAAMFFAVLMAVPLGVISAVKRNTFTDLIISGISVIGKAMPNFWMGIMLILLFSVMLGVLPVSGRGGLSHLILPAFTLGVGLAAQMTRLIRSSMLEILNQDYIRTARSKGLGRMVVIVKHAFRNGLIPVVTIMSLQFTSLIGGTLITETVFSWPGLGQLLVVAVNTHDMAIVQAAVFVIAVIVVVTNILTDVAYRLLDPRIKYD comes from the coding sequence ATGGGCAGATACGTACTTAAGTCATTACTACAGATCATTCCGGTGCTGTTCATTGTTTCATTAATTGTGTTCATTTTGGTTCGAGTAACCGGTGATCCGGTTGCACTAATGTTGCCTGAAACGGCTACCGCTGAAGATCGCGCTGTCTTGACGCAGGCACTGGGTTTGGACCAGCCATTATATACGCAATACGTGAAGTTCCTGGGCAGTGCGATACAGGGAGACTTTGGTCAGTCTTTTCGCTACAATCAGCCTGCGTTAGAGCTTGTACTGGAGAGATTGCCTGCCAGCTTTGAACTGGCGGTAGCTGCCATGTTTTTTGCCGTACTTATGGCTGTGCCACTTGGGGTAATTTCAGCTGTCAAACGCAATACGTTTACCGATCTCATTATTTCTGGAATATCCGTTATTGGTAAGGCCATGCCAAACTTCTGGATGGGCATCATGCTGATCCTCCTGTTCTCCGTCATGCTGGGCGTATTGCCGGTATCCGGTCGCGGAGGATTGTCACATCTGATCTTGCCGGCATTCACACTTGGCGTTGGACTGGCCGCGCAGATGACCCGGCTGATTCGCTCCAGCATGCTGGAGATTCTGAACCAGGACTATATTCGAACAGCCCGCAGCAAGGGACTTGGTCGGATGGTTGTCATTGTGAAACATGCGTTCCGGAACGGATTGATTCCGGTCGTAACGATTATGAGTTTGCAGTTTACAAGTCTGATCGGGGGCACCTTGATTACGGAAACGGTATTCTCCTGGCCTGGACTGGGTCAATTGCTTGTCGTTGCAGTCAACACACATGATATGGCGATTGTACAGGCCGCGGTGTTTGTCATTGCTGTCATCGTTGTGGTAACCAATATTTTGACGGATGTAGCCTACAGGCTGCTTGATCCGCGCATCAAATACGACTAG